A region of Thermodesulfobacteriota bacterium DNA encodes the following proteins:
- a CDS encoding HAD hydrolase-like protein, with translation MFWAWKKLGIRSANCFMIGDRMDRDIVGGLESRMITCLDTTN, from the coding sequence ATGTTTTGGGCATGGAAAAAGTTAGGGATCCGTTCGGCGAACTGCTTTATGATTGGAGATAGGATGGATAGGGACATTGTCGGCGGTTTGGAATCGAGAATGATTACCTGTTTAGATACAACTAATTGA